The following proteins come from a genomic window of Nitrospira sp.:
- a CDS encoding DUF124 domain-containing protein, with protein sequence MKSEVLYPGAFPMARVELAEGEHIKAESGAMVACSPTIDIESKMEGGFLGALSRKFLTGEKFFFQTLRASRGAGEVLLAPTVPGEIVVLELDGVGEYMVQKDGFLAGADGVTIDSQMQSMSRGLLGGEGFFILKMSGKGMLLLNSFGAVHKIELKPGQEYIVDNSHLVAWSTTTTYNIEKATSGWVASFTSGEGFVCRFRGPGLVFIQSRNPGGFGAWVRQFIPVSE encoded by the coding sequence ATGAAAAGCGAAGTTTTGTATCCCGGTGCGTTTCCGATGGCGCGTGTTGAGTTGGCGGAGGGAGAACACATCAAGGCCGAATCAGGCGCGATGGTGGCTTGTTCACCGACCATCGACATCGAAAGCAAAATGGAGGGAGGATTTCTGGGAGCGCTGTCACGAAAGTTTCTGACAGGGGAGAAGTTTTTCTTCCAGACGTTGCGCGCCAGCCGCGGTGCCGGCGAAGTATTGCTTGCGCCGACGGTGCCGGGCGAGATTGTCGTTCTCGAGCTCGATGGCGTCGGTGAGTATATGGTGCAGAAGGATGGATTCCTGGCCGGTGCCGATGGAGTGACGATCGATAGTCAGATGCAGAGTATGAGCCGGGGATTGCTGGGTGGAGAAGGTTTCTTCATCCTCAAAATGAGCGGGAAGGGGATGCTCCTGCTGAACAGTTTCGGAGCCGTTCACAAGATCGAGTTGAAACCGGGTCAGGAATATATCGTGGACAATAGCCATTTGGTGGCTTGGTCCACCACCACTACGTACAATATCGAAAAGGCCACTTCCGGATGGGTCGCCAGCTTCACGTCGGGCGAAGGTTTTGTCTGTCGATTCCGCGGACCGGGTCTTGTATTCATTCAAAGCCGCAATCCAGGCGGATTCGGGGCGTGGGTCAGGCAGTTCATTCCGGTATCGGAGTAA